TCAGGGAGTCCGACCTCGACCTGCCGACGCACGTCGAGGACCAGTCCGTCAGCAGGCCACCGGCGGAGGACCCGCTCAACAAGAGCGTCCCCGCCGGCCGCTACTTCGCCGCGCTCCGCGGCCCCGAGCTCGACGAAGTCCGCGTAAGTACTACTGCCACGACACCCACAGCACACGGCGTCCGTTtttgcacgcacgcacgcacgtcgGCTGACACTTGAACGCAACGTGCCGTTTCTTCAGGATTACGAGGACATCTTGCTGCCCAAGGACGAGGTGTGGCCGTTCCTGCTGCGGTTCCCGATCGGCTGCTTCGGTATGTGCCTGGGCCTCGGCAGCCAGTCCATCCTCTGGGGCGCGCTGGCGGCGAGCCCGGCGATGCGCTTCCTTCACGTGACGCCCATGATCAACGTCGCGCTGtggctgctcgccgtcgccgtgctgGTCGCGACGTCCGTCACCTACGCGCTCAAGTGCGTCTTCTACTTCGAGGCCATCCGGCGCGAGTACTACCACCCTGTGCGCGTCAACTTCTTCTTCGCGCCGTGGATCGCGGCCATGTTCGTCACCATCGGCCTGCCCCGCGCCTACGTGCCGGAGCGGCCGCACCCGGCCGTGTGGTGCGCCTTCGTCCTGCCGCTCTTCGCGCTCGAGCTCAAGATCTACGGGCAGTGGCTCTCCGGCGGCAAGCGGCGGCTGTGCAAGGTGGCCAACCCGTCGTCCCACCTCTCGGTGGTGGGCAACTTCGTCGGGGCCATCCTGGCGGCGAGGGTCGGGTGGGCGGAGGCCGGCAAGTTCCTCTGGGCCATCGGGGTCGCGCACTACATCGTCGTGTTCGTGACGCTGTACCAGCGGCTGCCCACCAACGAGGCGCTGCCCAAGGAGCTGCACCCGGTGTACTCCATGTTCATCGCCACGCCCTCCGCCGCGAGCCTCGCCTGGGCCGCCATCTACGGCAGCTTCGACGCCGTGGCGCGCACCTTCTTCTTCATGGCCATCTTCCTGTACCTGTCCCTCGTCGTGCGCATCAACTTCTTCCGCGGGTTCCGGTGAGTACCCGTCGATCTTCTTCCGATTCGATTCGGTTACTCAGCTCGGTCGCCGCGACGACCACCCAATGCAAACTGATCACTAGCTCCGGGGGGCGCATGCTACCCGCAGGTTCTCCCTGGCGTGGTGGTCGTACACGTTCCCCATGACGACGGCGTCGCTGGCCACCGTCAAGTACGCTGAGGCCGAGCCGTGCTTCGCGAGCAGGGCCCTCGCGCTGAGCCTCTCCCTCATGTCGACGACGATGGTGTCGCTGCTGCTCGTGTCGACGCTCCTGCACGCCTTCATCTGGCGGTCGCTCTTCCCCAACGACCTCGCCATCGCCATCACCAAGGACCGGCAGAACGGCGCGGTGAAGCCGAGCGGCAAAGGGAAGAGGACCAGCAAGAGGGTGCACGACATCAAGCGATGGGCCAAGCAGGCACCGCTCTCCCTCGTGTCCTCCATCACCAAGAGCAACTCGGCGgacaaggaggaagaggagaaaacaGAATAGAAGAAAGACGCTCGTTACCAGGAGCTAGGATCATTAAGGGATGTTTTTTCACAAGTACTCCTATAGAAGTaatgatactccctccatttcaaaatgTAGGTCATTTTGATATTTCTAAAtttatatattttgctatgaatctagacatatgttatatctagatgcatagcaaacactatgaatctagaaaaagccaaaacaaccaacattttggaacggagggagtaatagaCTAATAGTAGTGACGGTTAAAGTACATAGCAAGGGTCTGTCTCTATATTGCTTGAAATACATGCCACCATATATATTCGTGTACTCGTGATTTACATCTTATAATATCTTCCATGTAACATGTGCTGGATGCACGTCATATAAAGAAACGAACTACCTAGATCAACGGAAACTGTAATAGTAGTATAAGCCAAATCAGCATTCATACCATGAGACAGTTTTATTCACTAAAGTACGAAAATCCTTGTGACACGACACTTATTCACATCAAAATACTTAAGAGTATCAAAGCTCACTTACTAATACCTACTGATCAAAACAAAACCATCATCATCGAGAATCCGTGCCTCTTGCTGTCCCACAAAGTTTTCCCGTCCAATAGCTTCAACAATCCGGATAAACTCAATCCTCTTTTCAAGAGGAAGGGGAACATACGGCAATCTGAAAACGGGCCTTGCCACCCCAAGCTGAGCTAGAGCAGTGTTGAGCGCGATGGGATTCGGCTGGCAAAATAGCCATTTCATCAAAGGCAACAACTTCTCATTTAGCACTGCAATCTCACCTCCATACATGAGACTGTGCATGAGACCAGGAACAAGGTTGCTTGCTACAGAAATGACTCCAGTAGCACCATATTTCCACCTAGAATCATGGCATTCATCATCGTTGCCGCTCCATATTGTAATACCCTTATCAGTATAGCACTGAATCCTCTCGTGTCCAACACATTCTTTCACACCAGCCATGTTTGAGTATCCTGAAATTGCCTCAATAATTTCAGGGGAAATATCCTGGCCACTCCTTGATGGTACATTATAAATTATAGTTGGACCCAAGGGAAGCACAGCCTCGAAATGAGACATCAATCCTTGAGTTGAGGTCTTCCCGTAGTAAGGGTTGATGTGAAGAGCAGCATCCATGCCAACAGCAAATCCCTGCTCTGTCGCGTGAGCAGCCTCTCTAGTTGAGTTACTTCCTGTGttacctatcactttaattctAGTGCCGAAGCAGTTAATAGTATGCCCAATGAGCATGATGTGTTCATCCCAGCTCATAAGGTGACCCTCCCCTGTTGTTCCACCAACTATTACACCTTCAGCACCACCCTCTATCTGCATGTTTATCAAAGAATCATACGCTTCGAGATCGAATCTTCCATCTGGCAAATAGGGAGTTTTGACTGCTGTGATTAGTCTTAGACTTGTGATGTCGCCTGTTGATGTCCTGTACCAAAGACAGAAGAACATACTCAGTAGCGGATAATATGTATCGGAGGTCTCAAAAACTGCTGACAAAACAGTAAGATCCATGTGATTACTGATTACTGAGTTAAAATCACCAAACATAAAAATACCAGTTGCAGTCACCAGAAATTGTATAGAATGACTTCATTAAGATGAATCAACTCAAATTCCCTAAAAAGATGAACACAAGTTCAATAAAAGAACCATCATATCAAGTATATAGCTCGTATAGCATAGTGGCGAGTACTAAAGATGAGAGTGACCCTAGCACTTGAACCCTCCGTCTCACTGGAGAAAAAGGCATCATTGTCCACCAGGTAAGACCCACCGTTACTCGTAGTAAATGCCCATGGGACGTCTCTCCCAGGGGTCGAGTTTTTTAGAGAGGGATATTGACTGAGCTATTTCTCTACAAGTTGCCAACTTACAGAGACAGGGGGTGATACACAATAATTAGGTTAATTTCACAGGATTGGCTTcatggaaaaaaaaacacatttaTGTTTCTGAATTAATCAAATAATCTCTGATAGGATTGCCAAAATTACCATCATTCAATAAGCATGTCTGCAGTAGGTAAGATCAAAGTGAGGTCAACTTCTATTTAACATTGTAAGGTTTCAACAGCACAAGTTCAAAATAGAAGTGCAAACATATccctaaaaataatttattagtTCAACATCTCGTACAAAAGAGACTTTACTATTGTTAAATTGATATATGCAGCCAACTTCACAAATAATTGACAGCTTACCCAAAGTAGTATCAAGCTGAAAATGTAAgaaaatttacataaaataaattaattaagaaaccaAAGAATGTGGGCACTCCTTTTGAACTGAAGAAGTTACCGGTTTTTGACTTCAGTACTTTGCATTGGAAGATAGTTATCAAGAGTGATGGCTGCCACTGGAAACTTCCCTCTGCCAGTCCTGCACAGATAACA
This sequence is a window from Panicum virgatum strain AP13 chromosome 7K, P.virgatum_v5, whole genome shotgun sequence. Protein-coding genes within it:
- the LOC120641517 gene encoding 4-hydroxy-tetrahydrodipicolinate synthase, chloroplastic-like yields the protein MAPPTANPCVRLVGWKEAPAPGLGSASRLARPRRAAVAPHRTGRGKFPVAAITLDNYLPMQSTEVKNRTSTGDITSLRLITAVKTPYLPDGRFDLEAYDSLINMQIEGGAEGVIVGGTTGEGHLMSWDEHIMLIGHTINCFGTRIKVIGNTGSNSTREAAHATEQGFAVGMDAALHINPYYGKTSTQGLMSHFEAVLPLGPTIIYNVPSRSGQDISPEIIEAISGYSNMAGVKECVGHERIQCYTDKGITIWSGNDDECHDSRWKYGATGVISVASNLVPGLMHSLMYGGEIAVLNEKLLPLMKWLFCQPNPIALNTALAQLGVARPVFRLPYVPLPLEKRIEFIRIVEAIGRENFVGQQEARILDDDGFVLISRY